One window from the genome of Pseudomonas sp. L5B5 encodes:
- a CDS encoding outer membrane protein OmpK, which yields MKSVSTRLMLAAGLLAGSQAMAGDLLQWQNNSLTYLYGKDFKINPQIQQTVTFEHADAWKYGDNFFFLDRIFYNGKKDGNVGPNTYYGEFTPRLSFGKIFDQKLEFGPIKDVLLAFTYEFGEGDNESYLVGPGFDLAVPGFDYFQINFYQRHTEGSRAGDNVWQITPVWSYTIPVGSSDILIDGYMDWVVDNDRNAKGTYHANLHFNPQVKYDLGKALNWGAKQLYVGFEYDYWKNKYGVEDSRGFETNQDTASLLVKYHF from the coding sequence ATGAAATCTGTGAGCACACGCCTGATGCTGGCCGCCGGGCTGCTGGCGGGGAGCCAGGCCATGGCCGGGGACCTGCTGCAATGGCAGAACAACAGCCTGACCTACCTGTACGGCAAGGACTTCAAGATCAACCCGCAGATCCAGCAGACCGTGACCTTCGAGCACGCCGACGCCTGGAAGTACGGGGACAATTTCTTCTTCCTCGACCGCATCTTCTACAACGGCAAGAAAGACGGCAACGTGGGCCCCAATACCTACTATGGCGAGTTCACCCCGCGCCTGTCGTTCGGCAAGATCTTCGACCAGAAGCTGGAGTTCGGCCCGATCAAGGATGTGCTCCTGGCCTTCACCTATGAATTCGGCGAAGGCGACAACGAGTCCTACCTGGTCGGCCCCGGTTTCGACCTGGCGGTACCCGGCTTCGATTACTTCCAGATCAACTTCTATCAGCGCCACACCGAAGGCAGTCGTGCAGGCGACAACGTCTGGCAGATCACCCCGGTATGGTCCTACACCATTCCCGTGGGCAGTTCGGACATCCTGATCGACGGCTACATGGACTGGGTCGTGGACAACGACCGCAATGCCAAGGGCACCTACCACGCCAACCTGCACTTCAATCCGCAGGTCAAGTACGACCTGGGCAAGGCATTGAACTGGGGCGCCAAGCAGTTGTACGTCGGCTTTGAATACGACTACTGGAAGAACAAGTACGGCGTCGAGGACTCCCGAGGGTTCGAGACCAACCAGGACACCGCCAGCCTGCTGGTCAAGTACCACTTCTGA
- a CDS encoding nucleobase:cation symporter-2 family protein produces MSDSSEQCVPDAPAIQRLPFLQLILVGLQHVLLMYGGAIAVPLIIGQAAGLSREEIAFLINADLLVAGIATIVQSFGIGPMGIRMPVMMGASFAAVGSMVAMAGMPGIGLQGIFGATIAAGFFGMLIAPFMSKVVRFFPPLVTGTVITSIGLSLFPVAVNWAGGGGTSAQFGSPIYLAVAGLVLGTILLIHRFMRGFWVNISVLIGMGLGYVLCGLIGMVDLGGLAQAPWLQVVTPLHFGMPQFNLAPILSMCLVVVIIFVESTGMFLALGKITGQEVTPRMLRRGLLCDAGASFFAGFLNTFTHSSFAQNIGLVQMTGVRCRSVTMVAGGLLILLSLLPKAAYLVASIPPAVLGGAAIAMFGMVAATGIKILQEADIADRRNQLLVAVSIGMGLIPVVRPEFFAHLPLWMSPITHSGIAMATLSALLLNLLFNILGGAERAGGSSRQAHQH; encoded by the coding sequence ATGTCCGATTCATCCGAACAGTGCGTCCCCGATGCGCCCGCCATTCAGCGCCTGCCTTTCCTGCAGCTGATCCTGGTTGGCTTGCAGCATGTCTTGCTGATGTATGGCGGTGCGATTGCGGTTCCACTGATCATCGGACAGGCCGCTGGCCTGAGTCGTGAAGAAATCGCCTTCCTGATCAACGCCGACCTGTTGGTGGCTGGCATCGCCACCATCGTCCAGTCGTTCGGCATCGGCCCCATGGGCATCCGCATGCCGGTGATGATGGGGGCCAGTTTCGCTGCCGTGGGCAGCATGGTCGCCATGGCCGGAATGCCCGGCATCGGCCTGCAGGGCATCTTCGGCGCCACCATCGCCGCCGGTTTCTTCGGCATGCTGATCGCGCCCTTCATGTCCAAGGTGGTGCGTTTCTTCCCGCCCCTGGTCACCGGCACCGTGATCACCTCGATCGGCCTGTCGCTGTTCCCCGTGGCAGTGAACTGGGCCGGTGGCGGCGGCACTTCGGCACAGTTCGGCTCCCCCATCTACCTCGCCGTTGCCGGCCTGGTGCTGGGCACCATCCTGCTGATCCACCGTTTCATGCGGGGTTTCTGGGTAAACATTTCCGTGCTGATCGGCATGGGCCTGGGCTACGTGCTGTGCGGGCTGATCGGCATGGTCGACCTCGGTGGCCTGGCCCAGGCTCCCTGGTTGCAGGTGGTGACACCCCTGCACTTCGGCATGCCGCAGTTCAACCTCGCGCCCATCCTGTCCATGTGCCTGGTGGTGGTGATCATCTTCGTGGAGTCCACCGGCATGTTCCTCGCCCTGGGCAAGATCACCGGCCAGGAAGTTACCCCGCGCATGCTGCGCCGCGGCCTGTTGTGCGATGCCGGCGCTTCGTTCTTCGCCGGATTCCTCAATACGTTCACTCACTCCTCCTTCGCCCAGAATATCGGCCTGGTGCAGATGACCGGGGTCCGCTGCCGCTCCGTGACCATGGTCGCCGGCGGCCTGCTGATCCTTCTCAGCCTGCTGCCCAAGGCCGCCTACCTGGTGGCGTCGATTCCACCGGCGGTGCTGGGCGGCGCGGCCATCGCGATGTTCGGCATGGTGGCGGCCACCGGGATCAAGATCCTCCAGGAAGCCGACATTGCCGACCGGCGCAACCAATTGCTGGTGGCGGTAAGCATCGGCATGGGCTTGATCCCGGTGGTGCGTCCGGAGTTTTTCGCCCACCTGCCCCTGTGGATGAGCCCCATTACCCATAGCGGCATCGCCATGGCGACCTTGAGCGCCCTGCTGCTGAACTTGCTGTTCAACATCCTCGGCGGCGCCGAGCGGGCAGGCGGCAGCTCCCGGCAAGCCCACCAGCACTGA
- a CDS encoding urate hydroxylase PuuD, whose product MEAHLFEWLNLSVRWIHMITGVAWIGASFYFVWLENNLNRTNPGNGLSGDLWAIHGGGIYHLEKYKLAPPSMPENLHWFKWEAYFTWMSGIALLCLVFYWNPTLYLLAPGSTLSGGEGIAIGVGSLIAGWFIYDFLCDSPLGKHPALLGLVLFVLIIAACFGFSQVFSGRGAYLHTGAIIGTIMVGNVFRIIMPAQRQLVAAIEANQTPDPVLPAKGLLRSRHNNYFTLPVLFIMISNHFPSTYGSQYNWLILAGIAVAAVLVRHYFNTRHDSHKFAWTLPVAALGMICLAYVTGPTPTTSAPEVAKTPASIEYQPLPETALGGGAKPAVQAPAPAPAASAPTQAASGGANFDKVHSVIQERCAVCHSAKPTSPLFSAAPAGVMFDTPEQIRLQAARIQAQAVASQIMPLGNITQMTQQERELIGAWIAQGAQTN is encoded by the coding sequence GTGGAAGCACATCTGTTTGAATGGCTCAACCTGAGCGTGCGCTGGATACACATGATCACGGGTGTGGCCTGGATCGGCGCATCGTTCTATTTCGTCTGGCTGGAGAACAACCTCAATCGCACCAACCCGGGGAACGGCCTGTCCGGTGATCTCTGGGCGATCCACGGCGGCGGCATCTACCACCTGGAGAAATACAAGCTGGCGCCCCCCTCGATGCCGGAGAACCTGCACTGGTTCAAGTGGGAGGCCTATTTCACCTGGATGTCGGGGATTGCCCTGCTGTGCCTGGTGTTCTACTGGAATCCGACCCTGTACCTGCTGGCTCCCGGCAGCACCCTGAGCGGTGGTGAAGGTATCGCCATCGGTGTCGGCTCGCTGATCGCCGGCTGGTTCATCTACGACTTCCTGTGCGACTCGCCATTGGGCAAGCATCCTGCGCTGCTGGGCCTGGTGTTGTTCGTGCTGATCATCGCCGCCTGCTTCGGCTTCAGCCAGGTGTTCAGCGGTCGCGGCGCCTACCTGCACACTGGCGCGATCATCGGCACCATCATGGTGGGCAACGTGTTCCGCATCATCATGCCGGCCCAGCGCCAGCTGGTGGCGGCCATCGAAGCCAACCAGACCCCGGACCCGGTGCTGCCGGCCAAGGGCCTGCTGCGCTCGCGCCACAACAACTACTTCACCCTGCCAGTGCTGTTCATCATGATCAGCAACCACTTTCCGAGTACCTACGGCAGCCAGTACAACTGGCTGATCCTGGCCGGTATCGCCGTGGCAGCGGTGTTGGTACGCCACTACTTCAACACCCGCCATGACAGCCACAAGTTCGCCTGGACCCTGCCCGTCGCGGCGCTGGGCATGATCTGCCTGGCCTATGTGACAGGCCCGACGCCGACGACCAGCGCGCCGGAAGTGGCCAAGACCCCCGCCAGTATCGAGTACCAGCCACTGCCGGAAACCGCCCTGGGCGGTGGTGCCAAGCCAGCTGTCCAGGCTCCCGCACCGGCACCTGCCGCCAGTGCGCCGACCCAGGCGGCCAGCGGTGGTGCGAACTTCGACAAGGTCCATAGCGTGATCCAGGAGCGTTGCGCGGTCTGTCACTCGGCCAAGCCCACCAGCCCGCTGTTCAGTGCCGCGCCCGCCGGGGTGATGTTCGATACCCCCGAACAGATCCGCCTGCAAGCGGCACGTATCCAGGCCCAGGCCGTCGCCAGCCAGATCATGCCGCTGGGCAACATCACCCAGATGACCCAGCAGGAGCGTGAACTGATCGGCGCCTGGATCGCCCAGGGAGCCCAGACCAACTGA
- a CDS encoding ureidoglycolate lyase: MRTLTIEPLTKEAFAPFGDVIETDGSDHFMINNGSTMRFHRLATVETAQPEDQAIISIFRADALDMPLTIRMLERHPLGSQAFIPLLGNSFLIVVAPVGDAPVSGLVRAFVSNGRQGINYHRGVWHHPVLTIEKRDDFLVVDRSGSGNNCDEHFFKEDERLILAPHQ; the protein is encoded by the coding sequence ATGCGCACACTGACGATTGAACCCCTGACCAAAGAAGCCTTCGCCCCTTTCGGAGACGTGATCGAAACCGACGGCAGCGACCACTTCATGATCAACAATGGTTCGACCATGCGCTTTCACCGCCTGGCGACGGTCGAGACCGCCCAGCCGGAAGATCAGGCGATCATCAGCATCTTCCGCGCCGACGCGCTGGACATGCCGCTGACCATCCGCATGCTGGAACGCCATCCGCTGGGCAGCCAAGCCTTCATCCCGCTGCTCGGCAACTCCTTTCTGATCGTGGTCGCGCCCGTTGGCGATGCACCTGTATCGGGTCTGGTCCGCGCCTTTGTCAGTAATGGCAGGCAGGGCATCAATTACCATCGCGGCGTCTGGCACCACCCGGTGCTGACGATCGAAAAGCGGGATGACTTCCTGGTGGTTGATCGCAGTGGCTCCGGCAACAACTGCGATGAGCATTTCTTCAAAGAGGATGAGCGTTTGATCCTCGCCCCCCACCAATAA
- the uraD gene encoding 2-oxo-4-hydroxy-4-carboxy-5-ureidoimidazoline decarboxylase has product MTAFQTLKPSTLDRTAFVEAFADIYEHSPWVAERAYDLGLDASVDQVEGLHQRMSDILLSADHARQLALVNAHPDLAGKAAIQGELTAASTNEQAGAGIHQCTAEEFQRFTELNDAYKAKFKFPFIMAVKGSDRHQILAAFETRIHNSVETEFKCALEQINKIALFRLQTL; this is encoded by the coding sequence ATGACTGCCTTCCAGACCCTCAAGCCCTCGACCCTGGACCGCACCGCGTTCGTCGAGGCCTTCGCCGATATCTACGAACACTCGCCATGGGTGGCCGAACGGGCTTACGACCTGGGCCTGGACGCCTCGGTCGACCAGGTCGAGGGCCTGCACCAGCGCATGAGCGACATCCTGCTCAGCGCCGACCATGCCCGCCAACTGGCGCTGGTCAACGCTCACCCGGACCTGGCCGGCAAGGCGGCGATCCAGGGTGAGCTGACGGCGGCCAGCACCAACGAACAGGCCGGCGCCGGCATCCACCAGTGCACCGCCGAAGAGTTCCAGCGCTTCACCGAGTTGAACGACGCCTACAAGGCCAAGTTCAAGTTCCCCTTCATCATGGCGGTGAAGGGCAGCGACCGGCATCAGATTCTCGCCGCCTTCGAAACCCGCATCCACAACTCGGTGGAGACCGAATTCAAGTGTGCGCTGGAGCAAATCAACAAGATCGCCCTGTTTCGCTTGCAGACGCTGTAG
- the puuE gene encoding allantoinase PuuE, whose amino-acid sequence MSADYPRDLIGYGSTPPHPHWPGNARIALSFVLNYEEGGERNILHGDKESESFLSEMVAAQPLQGERNMSMESLYEYGSRAGVWRILKLFKEFDIPLTIFAVAMAAQRHPDVIRAMVEAGHEICSHGYRWIDYQYMDEAQEREHMLEAIRILTEITGERPLGWYTGRTGPNTRRLVMEEGGFLYDSDTYDDDLPYWEPNNTTGKPHLVIPYTLDTNDMRFTQVQGFNTGDDFFHYLKDAFDVLYAEGAEAPKMLSIGLHCRLVGRPARLAALKRFIEYAKGHEQVWFTRRVDIARHWHHVHPCQGAAK is encoded by the coding sequence GTGAGCGCTGACTACCCTCGCGACCTGATCGGTTACGGCTCCACCCCTCCTCACCCTCACTGGCCAGGCAATGCCCGCATCGCCCTGTCCTTCGTGCTCAACTACGAAGAAGGCGGCGAGCGCAACATCCTTCATGGCGACAAGGAATCCGAATCCTTCCTTTCCGAGATGGTTGCCGCCCAGCCCCTGCAGGGCGAACGCAACATGAGCATGGAGTCGCTGTACGAGTATGGCAGCCGTGCCGGTGTCTGGCGGATCCTCAAGCTGTTCAAGGAATTCGACATCCCGCTGACCATCTTTGCCGTGGCCATGGCTGCCCAACGTCACCCGGACGTGATCCGGGCCATGGTCGAGGCTGGCCACGAGATCTGCAGCCACGGCTATCGCTGGATCGACTACCAGTACATGGATGAGGCCCAGGAGCGCGAGCACATGCTCGAAGCGATCCGCATCCTCACCGAGATCACCGGCGAACGCCCCCTGGGCTGGTACACCGGTCGCACGGGCCCGAACACTCGGCGCCTGGTGATGGAGGAAGGCGGTTTTCTCTACGACAGCGACACCTATGACGACGACCTGCCCTACTGGGAGCCGAACAACACCACCGGCAAGCCGCACCTGGTGATCCCCTACACCCTGGACACCAACGACATGCGTTTTACCCAGGTACAGGGCTTCAACACGGGTGACGACTTCTTCCATTACCTCAAGGACGCCTTCGACGTGCTGTATGCCGAAGGCGCAGAAGCGCCGAAGATGTTGTCCATCGGCCTGCACTGCCGCCTGGTAGGCCGTCCGGCGCGCCTGGCCGCCCTCAAGCGTTTCATCGAGTACGCCAAGGGCCACGAGCAAGTGTGGTTCACCCGTCGGGTCGATATCGCCCGCCACTGGCACCACGTCCACCCTTGCCAGGGAGCCGCGAAATGA
- the uraH gene encoding hydroxyisourate hydrolase, whose translation MGRLTTHVLDAAHGCPGSAIKVELYRVEGAQLELVATALTNSDGRCDAPLLQGDDYRTGVYQLHFHAGDYYRARGVQLPQPAFLDVVVLRFGVSAEQDHYHVPLLISPYSYSTYRGS comes from the coding sequence ATGGGACGTTTGACTACGCACGTTTTGGATGCCGCACACGGCTGCCCTGGCAGCGCCATCAAGGTCGAGCTGTATCGGGTCGAGGGGGCGCAGCTGGAGCTGGTTGCCACTGCCCTGACCAACAGCGATGGCCGCTGCGATGCGCCACTGCTGCAGGGCGATGACTACCGTACCGGGGTGTATCAGCTGCATTTCCACGCTGGCGACTACTACCGCGCCCGTGGTGTGCAATTGCCGCAACCCGCATTCCTCGATGTGGTGGTCCTGCGTTTTGGCGTCAGCGCCGAGCAGGATCACTACCACGTACCGCTGCTGATCTCGCCCTACAGTTATTCGACCTATCGAGGAAGCTAG
- a CDS encoding NCS2 family permease: protein MESRKSEASPLNLSSSPNSGWLERIFKLKLHGTTVKTELIAGVTTFITMAYIIFVNPNIMADAGIDHGAAFVATCIAAALGCLLMGLYANWPVGLAPGMGLNAFFTYTVVGTMGYSWETALGAVFISGVLFMFLTLSRVREWLLNSIPVSLRFAMGAGVGLFLGLIGLKTANIIVDSPATLIKLGNLRDPGPLLAAVCFLMIAVLSYHRVFGAILISIIAVTLAGWGLDLVHYNGIMSTPPSLAPTWMAMDVAGVFNVSMISVVLAFLFVHMFDTAGTLMGVAQRAGLVNADGKIENLSRALKADSASSVFGAVVGVPPVTSYVESAAGVAAGGRTGLTAVTVGVLFVAAMFFAPLAGMIPAYATAGALIYVAMLMMGGMAHINWDDATDSIPAIVTAIMMPLTFSVADGIALGFITYVVLKAGTGKYKEISISLYVLCAIFIAKFIFL, encoded by the coding sequence GTGGAAAGCCGCAAATCCGAAGCCTCTCCGCTCAACCTCTCGTCATCGCCGAACAGTGGCTGGCTGGAGCGCATCTTCAAACTCAAGCTGCATGGCACCACGGTGAAGACCGAGCTGATTGCCGGTGTGACGACCTTCATCACCATGGCCTACATCATCTTCGTCAACCCGAACATCATGGCCGACGCCGGCATCGATCACGGCGCCGCCTTCGTCGCCACCTGCATCGCTGCAGCCCTGGGCTGCCTGCTGATGGGCCTGTACGCCAACTGGCCGGTGGGCCTGGCACCGGGCATGGGGCTCAACGCCTTCTTCACCTACACCGTGGTCGGCACCATGGGCTACTCCTGGGAAACCGCCCTTGGCGCGGTGTTCATTTCAGGCGTGCTGTTCATGTTCCTGACCCTGTCGCGGGTCCGTGAATGGCTGCTCAACAGCATTCCGGTGAGCCTGCGGTTCGCCATGGGTGCCGGGGTCGGGCTGTTTCTCGGACTGATCGGCCTGAAGACCGCCAACATCATCGTCGACAGCCCGGCCACCCTGATCAAGCTCGGTAACCTGCGTGACCCCGGCCCACTGCTGGCGGCCGTCTGCTTCCTGATGATCGCAGTGCTCAGCTATCACCGGGTCTTCGGCGCGATCCTCATCAGCATCATTGCCGTGACCCTGGCCGGCTGGGGCCTGGACCTGGTGCACTACAACGGCATCATGTCCACGCCGCCGAGCCTGGCGCCGACGTGGATGGCCATGGACGTCGCCGGGGTCTTCAACGTCAGCATGATCAGCGTGGTCCTGGCGTTCCTGTTCGTGCATATGTTCGACACCGCCGGCACCCTGATGGGCGTGGCCCAGCGTGCCGGCCTGGTGAATGCCGACGGCAAAATCGAGAACCTCTCACGCGCACTCAAGGCCGACAGCGCCTCCAGCGTGTTCGGTGCCGTGGTCGGTGTGCCACCGGTCACCAGCTATGTGGAAAGTGCCGCCGGGGTCGCCGCCGGTGGTCGTACCGGGCTGACTGCGGTCACCGTGGGCGTGCTGTTCGTTGCCGCGATGTTCTTCGCTCCGCTGGCCGGCATGATTCCCGCCTACGCCACGGCCGGCGCCTTGATCTATGTAGCGATGCTGATGATGGGCGGCATGGCCCACATCAACTGGGACGACGCCACCGACAGCATTCCGGCCATCGTCACCGCGATCATGATGCCCCTGACCTTTTCCGTCGCCGACGGCATTGCCCTGGGCTTCATCACTTATGTGGTGCTAAAGGCTGGCACCGGCAAGTACAAGGAAATCTCCATCAGCCTGTATGTGCTGTGCGCGATCTTCATCGCCAAGTTCATTTTCCTCTAG
- a CDS encoding glutathione S-transferase family protein: MYKVYGDYRSGNCYKIKLMLNLLGLPYEWQAVDILGGDTQTEAFLAKNPNGKIPVLELEDGTCLWESNAILNFLADGSEFLPSEPRLRTQVLQWQFFEQYSHEPYIAVARFIKLYEGLPEERKEEYLKLHKRGHKALDVMEKQLSRTPYLVGEHYSIADIALYAYTHVAHEGGFDLAGYPGIQAWMQRVASHPLHVAMFD, from the coding sequence ATGTACAAGGTTTACGGCGATTACCGTTCGGGCAACTGCTACAAGATCAAGCTGATGCTCAATCTGCTGGGGCTGCCTTATGAATGGCAGGCGGTGGATATCCTGGGGGGCGATACCCAGACGGAGGCATTCCTGGCAAAGAATCCCAACGGCAAGATTCCGGTCCTGGAGCTCGAGGATGGCACTTGCCTGTGGGAGTCCAATGCGATTCTCAACTTCCTCGCCGATGGCAGCGAGTTCCTGCCCAGTGAGCCGCGGCTGCGCACCCAGGTCCTGCAGTGGCAGTTCTTCGAGCAGTACAGCCACGAGCCCTATATCGCCGTGGCGCGGTTCATAAAGCTGTACGAGGGGCTGCCCGAGGAGCGCAAGGAGGAATACCTGAAGCTGCACAAGCGTGGGCACAAGGCGCTGGATGTGATGGAGAAGCAGCTGAGTCGCACGCCATACCTGGTGGGCGAGCACTATTCCATCGCCGATATCGCGTTGTACGCCTATACCCATGTGGCTCACGAGGGCGGTTTCGACCTGGCAGGCTACCCCGGGATCCAGGCCTGGATGCAGCGGGTGGCAAGCCACCCGCTGCATGTCGCGATGTTCGATTGA
- a CDS encoding glutathione S-transferase N-terminal domain-containing protein produces the protein MIVKALRVGLGQLIIFIDFITRPRKQQRSAAAQSQVEQAAKGLTLYQFHACPFCVKTRRTLHRLNVPVALRDAKNSPQDRQALLEQGGKIKVPCLRIEENGQTTWMYESKVIIDYLNQRFSAA, from the coding sequence GTGATCGTCAAAGCACTGCGAGTCGGCCTGGGCCAACTCATCATTTTCATCGACTTCATCACCCGTCCGCGCAAGCAACAGCGTAGCGCCGCCGCCCAGTCCCAGGTCGAACAGGCCGCCAAGGGCCTGACCCTGTACCAGTTCCATGCCTGCCCCTTCTGCGTGAAGACTCGCCGCACCCTGCATCGCCTGAACGTGCCAGTGGCACTGCGCGATGCCAAGAACAGCCCGCAGGACCGTCAGGCCCTGCTGGAACAGGGCGGCAAGATCAAGGTGCCGTGCCTGCGCATCGAAGAGAACGGACAGACCACCTGGATGTACGAGTCCAAGGTCATCATCGATTACCTGAACCAGCGTTTTTCCGCCGCCTGA
- the folE gene encoding GTP cyclohydrolase I FolE, which translates to MSLEQNYTAILGQLGEDVSREGLLDTPKRAAKAMQYLCRGYAQTLEEVTNGALFSSDNSEMVLVKDIELYSLCEHHLLPFIGKAHVAYIPSGKVLGLSKVARIVDMYARRLQIQENLSRQIADAVQQVTGALGVAVVIEAKHMCMMMRGVEKQNSSMITSVMLGEFRENAATRSEFLSLIK; encoded by the coding sequence ATGTCCCTGGAACAGAATTACACCGCGATCCTCGGCCAACTGGGCGAGGACGTCTCCCGCGAGGGCCTGCTCGACACGCCCAAGCGCGCCGCCAAAGCCATGCAGTACCTTTGCCGCGGTTATGCACAAACCCTGGAAGAGGTCACCAACGGTGCCTTGTTCAGCTCCGACAACAGCGAAATGGTGCTGGTCAAGGACATCGAGCTCTACTCGCTGTGCGAACACCACCTGCTGCCCTTCATCGGCAAGGCTCATGTGGCCTACATTCCCAGCGGCAAGGTCCTGGGACTGTCGAAGGTCGCGCGGATCGTCGACATGTACGCCCGGCGCCTGCAGATCCAGGAAAACCTCAGCCGGCAGATCGCCGACGCCGTCCAGCAAGTGACGGGCGCCCTGGGCGTTGCGGTGGTGATCGAGGCCAAGCACATGTGCATGATGATGCGCGGCGTGGAGAAGCAGAACTCGTCGATGATCACTTCGGTGATGCTCGGTGAATTCCGCGAGAATGCCGCGACCCGCAGCGAGTTCCTCAGCCTGATCAAGTGA
- a CDS encoding Smr/MutS family protein, which yields MQDDDFSLFKNEMRGIKPIKHDRAETGKPKTDRAQIAKLRQAATVRSETTTVDGLSDQFVIDVGPEDELMWARDGVQDSQMRKLKIGQIPFEGSLDLHGMTVEKARETLWAFLAEATRFEIRCVRITHGKAVRLDGKRPMIKSHVNTWLRQHSQVLGFASCQAKHGGTGALYVMLKRTMMEGRDE from the coding sequence ATGCAAGACGACGATTTTTCCCTGTTCAAGAACGAGATGCGCGGCATCAAGCCGATCAAGCATGATCGTGCCGAAACAGGCAAACCCAAGACCGACCGGGCACAGATCGCCAAGCTGCGCCAGGCTGCCACCGTCCGTAGCGAAACCACCACGGTGGATGGGCTGTCCGACCAGTTCGTCATCGACGTGGGCCCTGAAGATGAGCTGATGTGGGCCCGCGACGGGGTTCAGGACAGCCAGATGCGCAAGCTGAAGATTGGTCAGATCCCCTTTGAAGGCAGTCTCGACCTGCACGGCATGACCGTGGAGAAAGCCCGAGAGACCCTCTGGGCCTTTCTTGCCGAGGCCACGCGGTTCGAAATCCGCTGCGTGCGGATCACCCATGGCAAGGCCGTGCGCCTGGACGGCAAGCGCCCGATGATCAAGAGCCACGTCAACACCTGGCTGCGCCAGCATTCACAAGTGCTGGGCTTCGCGTCCTGCCAGGCCAAACATGGTGGCACCGGAGCGCTGTATGTGATGCTCAAGCGCACCATGATGGAAGGCCGCGACGAATAA
- a CDS encoding cysteine hydrolase family protein, translating to MSVPKTMFQLSGRGYAAANLSHATLVIIDAQKEYLSGPLALSGMDAAVANIRQLLAAARAAGRPIVHVRHLGTVGGLFDPQGERGEFIPGLEPQGDETIIGKLLPSAFHGTELEKRLQDLGSLDLIVAGFMSHSSVSTTVRAAKNLGFRCTLVEDACATRDLPYKGGILSAEHVQQTEMAIMADNFATLALTASLI from the coding sequence ATGTCCGTTCCAAAGACGATGTTTCAACTCAGCGGTCGTGGTTATGCGGCGGCCAATTTGAGCCACGCGACCCTTGTGATCATCGACGCCCAGAAAGAGTACCTCAGCGGCCCGCTGGCCCTGTCCGGCATGGATGCGGCAGTGGCCAACATCCGCCAACTGCTGGCCGCTGCCCGGGCCGCCGGCCGGCCCATCGTGCATGTACGCCACCTCGGCACCGTGGGCGGCCTGTTCGACCCCCAGGGCGAACGCGGCGAATTCATCCCCGGTCTCGAACCCCAGGGTGACGAGACCATCATCGGCAAGTTGCTGCCCAGTGCCTTCCACGGCACCGAACTGGAAAAACGCCTGCAGGACCTCGGTTCGCTGGACCTGATCGTGGCGGGCTTCATGAGCCACTCCAGCGTCAGCACTACCGTTCGCGCAGCAAAGAACCTGGGCTTTCGCTGCACCCTGGTGGAGGATGCCTGCGCCACCCGCGACCTGCCCTACAAGGGCGGCATCCTCAGCGCCGAGCACGTGCAGCAGACCGAGATGGCGATCATGGCCGACAATTTCGCCACCCTCGCCCTGACCGCCAGCCTGATCTGA